In Acinonyx jubatus isolate Ajub_Pintada_27869175 chromosome A3, VMU_Ajub_asm_v1.0, whole genome shotgun sequence, a genomic segment contains:
- the LOC128311160 gene encoding basic proline-rich protein-like, whose product MNDAHNLGVRAPAPEEKQTPSSPPSFAGVLRRPGLGKDGVWVSEAPNPGPAGSASIKLLREVCSRFQAGASPGQGRGPRHLLGAKALRPRPLPGPPPPPRVAHTAGARVIGWCPGGLASPPQPPRPSAAAGPAPRATAPGPLLGPGTIPPGTPREGFPRGQRFPSEGGVSGHPASRSPTPTGGPVPAQPRTAPSARGRERAPGQAVRCCARAEAPARSPAAPSLTVRALRHIWRRRRLRCLLLAARHPGPVPTPQAPARALGDPAPGGLGGHPHAGHAPRGRARAPGSREGVGPSWPRAWRQPWINKGHAHCLSLPGVLFLGDW is encoded by the coding sequence ATGAATGACGCTCACAACTTGGGAGTACGAGCTCCAGCACCAGAAGAAAAACAGACCCCCAGTAGCCCACCATCATTCGCTGGGGTTCTGCGGCGACCAGGGCTGGGCAAGGACGGGGTGTGGGTCTCTGAAGCCCCCAATCCGGGCCCCGCTGGCAGCGCCTCAATAAAGTTACTCAGGGAAGTTTGTTCGCGTTTCCAAGCAGGCGCTTCCCCGGGCCAGGGGCGCGGCCCCCGCCACCTGCTCGGCGCCAAAGCTCTCCGGCCGCGCCCCCTCCCTGGACCTCCGCCACCTCCGCGGGTCGCGCACACTGCGGGCGCCCGTGTGATCGGCTGGTGCCCGGGTGGGCTCGCttcgcccccccaacccccgcgtCCCTCGGCTGCAGCTGGCCCAGCCCCTCGGGCCACAGCGCCAGGACCTCTTCTCGGGCCCGGCACCATCCCGCCTGGAACCCCTCGGGAGGGCTTTCCGCGCGGCCAGCGTTTCCCGAGCGAAGGCGGGGTATCCGGGCACCCCGCATCCCGGAGCCCGACGCCGACCGGCGGACCCGTCCCAGCCCAGCCGCGCACGGCCCCTTCGGCCCGGGGCCGGGAGCGCGCCCCTGGCCAGGCGGTCCGGTGCTGCGCACGCGCGGAGGCGCCCGCCCGCTCACCCGCGGCGCCCTCACTCACCGTCCGCGCTCTTCGTCACATCTGGCGTCGCCGCCGCCTGCGGTGCTTGCTGCTCGCCGCTCGCCACCCCGGCCCGGTGCCCACTCCTCAGGCCCCGGCCCGGGCACTCGGGGATCCAGCGCCCGGCGGGCTTGGCGGGCACCCGCACGCAGGGCACGCTCCGCGGggccgcgcgcgcgcgcccgggagccgggagggggtggggccaaGCTGGCCACGCGCCTGGAGGCAGCCCTGGATAAATAAGGGGCATGCGCACTGCCTGTCCCTTCCTGGGGTCCTGTTTCTGGGAGACTGGTGA